TGTGGCCGTGGCCTGGTTGGAGTTTAATTTGTTTGGACGTGGCTCACTGTATCAAATACTATGTAATTTAATTCATCCGATCTAAGTCGTGGTAGGCCCGGTCTGTCCAGGTACCTTGAATAGACGGATCTAGGAGGACTAAGTTCGGCCTTCTCAACGATTTTGAGGATCGCACATTAATGAGCGAGCACTCTGTAGGGAAGGAAAGCTGCAGCTTTCCTACTTAAACATGCAACTAGctaataaattaaattttgtgTACTTATGTGGAGTTGAATAACCAAAATAGTAAAGTCTTTGATTGCTATcagtaatataaaaataaattcgaCTTATGGTCTATGTACTGAAAAATAAGTATACCAAGTCAAGATATTTTAATAACATTTTCTAGCTAGATTTTTATCTTGCATGGAATTTTTAGTCCCATATCAACTATGCAGTGAAtagataattttttctttttcgataAGTTCCTCAGTTCTTATATATATGGCAACTTATCTTGCCTTACATAAGAAGAGTATGCTGCGAGATTAGCTTgtcaataattcaatcaaaaaaaattaataatattttaaagaaAGATATTTGTTAAAATATATGACCTCTACTAATTATCGAAGGCATATTATGCACCACATCAATGGCTAACCCATGgtaataaaacaagaatctCCCATAAGAGACCTACTCCATACTCAGAATCATAACAGAAAGTCGTGAAACAAGATTTTCTTGACTTAGTTTTTTTAGCtaaatttatatgtttattgtgcCCATAATTTATCTTAGAGGACCCATAGCAATCAAAAAATTAAGGGCCAAAAGTAAGTGTATTTGCACTAAGAGGCCTTGCTTGATTAACAAATAAGTTCATTTGCAAGCAAATAACCTTAATTAGATGTATAGATTAAGGTCGCTTGACCAATAAGCTTGCTTGTATAACGTAAGTTACTTGTTAGGCACCATGGACAATCTCctaactctcttttttttttttttggcctttcTTTCGTTGTTGGAAAGTGTCAGGATCTTTCATTCCCTTTGGAAGATAATGATATAAATTACTTGATTACATAAAATATGGACATAGCGTTATCGGACCTACAACTACTGTCCAAGACACGTGACAACTTCCACTAGAGCGGAGAAACTGAGGAAGCTGACAAAAGGTGTTAAGATTACGTGAGTGGGACTGGACGGACGAATAGTTTCAAAACATTAGATGATTCAGAAGAGAAGTTTATAAATCAGAGCTTTGGTCTTTCCTGATGCCTTCTATCATTATCTAGCAAGAAAATGATCTTTTTGCTGTGTGAtattttaatgaataataaTGACATATTAATTTGAAAGTAGGAGCTTTAGATAATGCTTTGGTCGTCCTATGAAACGTGGGATGGCACCATCTCTAAATTTATTTGTAAAATTAGAGACGGTTGCATGCTAAAAGATGGGATGCTGGATCTAACACGCCATTAACAACCCCACagcttctttttaaaaaaaaaatactaccaAAACAATACTAGCTAAAGGAGCAAAAAGGCAAGGGAGGTTtgagtttcatcatagtcataaAGGgcggctcctaattgttagctTGATGTTTGCCACACGTAGTAATTACCTTGTCATGTTGCCTTCTAGGATAGCGGGGAAGAAATCAAGCAGGGAATTTAGGCTTGAATAATTACTTTCTCATGGTCCTTCCGAGGATAACAGGGAAGAAAGTGGGGAACATATGCTTGATGCTATTTGATTGCACTTTCGAGATAAGCCTAGGGACCAGTGTCCGCCGAGCCAACCGAACCGGTGTATCGGTGGGCTTTGATACTGGTTCAGTACTAGTTTGCTATTTGTTGGACCAGTGCTGAATCggaaccacaaaaaaaaaaaaaaaaacggccTGGATGCATTTTAGCCATAGAGTGACAATTAATACTactctgtggcattaaatgTTCATGCGGCCCGCGTGGGCTTGCTATCCTGCGCGAAGAACAACGTGCGGGCACGGAGAAACAGTGCGAGCACAGTAACCGTACGGGAGCGAGTAATGCTTATAGCCATTTCTGCCAGTAATGATGGTGGCAACACCAATcatttgaaagaaataatggGAAAATTACCCAGGCCAACCACTTAGATTATAGCCACTGGCCTACCACCCAGTTTGCAATTCTATTGACTCTTTTTCATAAATATGCTTGTGAAGGAGAAATGTGCGGAAATCATTCCAAGTACTTGTATActataaacaagaaaaaaaggggGCACCCATGCAACCCTGTTGATTAATATAGTCACGAATTGCATGCGTTTTAGCGTGCATttattccaaaattcaaaggaTAAAATGAACGTACGGGGAAACTTACCTTGTTTTATACAAATGCAGCTTCCTCCTCTCTTCAACGTTCCAAAATCACAACTTCAATGCTATGGTGAAGGAGTGTATTGCATTGGCGAAGACTACTTAAGCAAGTGTGCTCGAGGTAAGAGCAGCCTTGACAGATTTGCTTCAGTTGTTGCATGGAGCATATCAACAACACGGCCTGCAATTTTTGGATTGGCTCCTTTCAATCCTGTTCTTGGAGAAACCCATCATGTCTCCAGGGGAACCCTCAATGTCCTTCTCGAACAGGTAATGAATTTTCTGATGCTTATAATTTGCGCCTTCCATCAGGATCTGGGTCTTGTTGTTTGCATGTCATATATTGCTTAGTAAATTTCaaactaatttatgaaaattattATGATTAATCATTTTGTGTCACTAATTTCCTTTTtaactttttcaagttattttacTACCAGCCCAGtctgtttttcctttcttttcttttcattatgAAATAATCTTAGGCTACATGTCTACTCTGAGTGAACATAAATTATGGTCAGTCATTCTTTGATCATGATCAACTTggaaaattgtttttttttttggttaattaTACTTATCTTTTGCAGGTTTCACATCATCCTCCAGTCTCTGCCCTCCATGCAACTGACGAAAAGGAGAATTTAGAGCTTATCTGGTGTCACAACCCAGTTCCCAGGTTCTATGGTAAATctaaatatcataaatttttatttctatAGTTTTGTTATTATCATATGTGGCCAAGTAACCATACACTATGAATTTTGTATTTAATCAATAACATGTTCTTAGGTTCCCAAGTGATGATAGATCTCCATCATCAAGTGCTTCTGGTTCCTCTTATCTTAAATGTGTGCACATTGCCTGCACAACCATTAACCTGGCAACAGTTTTGATACAATTTTAGCTAAGCAAGCTGGATATTCCTTATGCTTTATTTACCACATTATGTTCTGtctcatttttttcaaaaataaaaatttctgaAGGTACTAGTGTTGAAGCTGTCATTAATGGCAAGAGGCAGCTAAGGCTTTTGAGTTTTGGCGAGAACTATGAGATGGATTCACCAAAGCTACTGATAAGAATACTTCCAGCTCCCAGTGCTGATTGGGTTGGGAATGTTAATATCCGGTGTAAAGATTCAGGCCTTGAGGCAGAACTTTGCTATTACaagagccattccttcttcGGCTTTGGGGGAAATTCTAGGTCCGTTAAAGGGAAGATTTTTCATTCCAAGTCATTGAAGACCATCTATGAGATTGAAGGCCAGTGGGATAGGTATTGTGATGATCTTTAGATGTAACTTTAATATAATTCAGCGATTAACCTCTGATGCAGAAGCTTATGATTTTATCTTTCAGAATCATCTCGTTAAAGGATGTTCACAGTGGTGATGTTAGAGTTCTGTATGATGCCAAAAAAGCCATCTCAAAACTTAACACTCCTATTGTGAAGGACCTGAAGGTACCTACATTTCAAACTTTATAACTCATACAGAGTACCAAAGGTGTCTTTCTAATTAAACATTTTAAGCTTATGTTTCATGCTAGTATAGAATCATGTTGAGTGTTGATAATCCAAGTCTCTAATGGATTTGAAATGAATAGCACATCATTTTTTGCGGGTTGGGTACAAATGCATTAAGCTACAAAAATCTAGAAAGACAGTTGAAAATGAGTATTTAAATCTAAAAACGGATGAATACAATATTCCTGAACCTGACAAATTAATGAAATGAAAAGGGATGAGTCAAATAATAAGTATCATTCAATGGATCTTCTTGGAACAGATGTCGAAGTTGTATCTTGAAGGTGGTACCCAAAATTAATAGACAAAGAAATGATCTCAGGAAAAGCAGTGAATGACTTAAATAAATTTTCAGGTTCATTATATTAGAATTGGAGTCAAAAACATTTAACAATGAACAACTATTTGTCCACTGTGCTGTTTTTTGAGCTCTGGACTGGTAGGTTCTGCACCCATTGGTTCATAGACAGGGTAAAGTAGGACCATGAAGGCCAGACATTTGTAACAAACAATAGTTAGCAAGTGTATATCAGGTTTTTAGCAGCGACATGGAAAAGGAATTATGAATTGGGCTTGGAATTATAATGCCCATATCTTCCCATTCTCATCCATCCTTCCTATGATCTATACATGTATTCATCTACTTCATTATAATCTTCTTTTATACTTTGTTCAGCTTTCATAGGATTTTCTCTAGAGATGTTACACATATTCAGCAAGATTATAATGCTCATATTCAATGGTTTTGAGGCAGGGCTTGTGGTCAACCGAATCAGCAGTTGTGTGGGCTGAAGTGAGCCAAGCCATACTGGACAAGGACTGGGACAAAGCTTGGGAGGGAAAAAGAACTGTAGAGGAAAGGGAGAGGAAGCTTCGAAGTGAAAGGAAGTCGAAGGAAGAAGTTTGGGTCCCCATGCATTTCTCGTTATCTCGTACCAAGGAGAGTGAGTGGGAGTGCTGGCCCTTAGAGCAGTCGGTCCCACCAGCACCAATTATTCTTCCTTCTTGAGATAGAAGCCGGAGGCCCCTCCACTTCATGCGGATGAAATCCACTTCATTTTATCACAAGATGGAGCCTGgaatatttaatattaaaaaaagggacAGAGATTGGAACATTAGTTGATAAGTGCATGATATTTTAGTTGTCTATAATTCATTCCTTTTTCTAGTAGATGCTCTCGATGATATTTGATGCTTGTTGATTATTGTAATAGCTTTATATTAATCCCCATCTTGCTGACAAAACATGGCACGGCCTATCAGGGATGCATGCATGATGATCTATAAAAACATCTAACTCTTTTAATTAGATTGGAAACTTGCATGCCTCAAATCTTGCCCGGTTCATGTCCTCAAGCTTGACAGGAGGGTAAAGCAAGTTTAAGATTAAAATTCTATTAGCATGTCATTTGAAAACCATTTTCAAATTACAGCTATTTTTTCTTGAGACCAACTCTGACATTATAAGGAAacgcaaacaaaacaaataacACAGGTATCCACCACAAAAAAGGTTACTGGATAAAAACTTTGGTTTTGGCCTTTTTGATTCACTTGTAAATACTATGCAAATCATTACCAATAAGGCAAAATAATCCTTAACCCAGTACATTTGGGCAAATGTTTGGAAAACCATGCACTATTAATTCCTTACAATGTTCATACCCCCTACGTTAGTTCTTACAATCTGGAACAATGTTATTTGAGTCTTCTTAGCACAAATTCTAGGCTTCTGCGCATCCAAAATGATCCATGAACCCACGTAAGTAGGAATTGATGAAAGCTTGCAgtatcacacacacacaccaaaaTACTGTTATTAGCATTGACATTGCACGATTTGTTTACAGATATAGCTTGTAagttttattttatcatactaCAAAGAATAATAGCAAGGTTGGAGATCAGACCTCTTTATCACCTGAAGCCCATTGCAACAACTGGGATCCTCACCTTGTGCCCTCTGTTACCTTTCATCAGAATCTCACCGAAGCTATACCCTCCGGTCGCCGACCTAACTGTGAGGCTCACTGTTATCTCACGGGATGCTCCGGACAGCACCGTCATCGCCGGAGGACTGGCCTCTAATGCAATCTCTGGTGACATTCTGGTGGTGATGACGTAAGTCTCCGTCGCAGCCACGTTTGTCACAGTTCGCTTGACTGTTTGAGTTCCCTCCAGATGGGAGATGGCGATTGATGGGTTGTTGAGATCAGCTGGACGGCCACCAGTTGCATTGCAAGCTGAGCTTGTGATGTTCAGAATCTCGTGAGAATCTACATCTGGTACTGAACACAAAAACCTGATGTAGTCTTGGTATGctgtcaaaaagaaaaaaaggaaaaaaagtggTTCAGAACTGAAGAACTGATGTATAAAGAAAACTGGATAACAAAGACTGCATGGAAATACTACTAATCCGAAATTGCCTACTATTTTCTAATTAGCAGGATTGAAAAAACAGCTGCTGTGATAAAAATATAGCATAACATGAAAAAAATGCAGCATGTAAGAGTTTTTAACCATTTTTTTCACCCCGGGTTTTGCACAAAATTCAGAAACCCGGATGTAAGCACTACGCAAGGGTTCAAGAAAAGTTTcagtcaaaaatttaaaaaagcaGGGTTTaagtagggtttttttttttttgcatgtatacctttataaatatctaaaattatgTGTATACCCACACAAATTTACTGTTTACATGCATACCCTCATAGATTATTCTTTTTACATGTATACctttataaatatttgaaatatatgTATACCTCTGCATATTTACTATTTGCATGTACACTCTTATAAATTATTTCATTTTGCGTATATATGCTTGCAAGCttactatttgcatgtataccttgtaaattatttctttccacaactctacCTTTATCGAGTTACAGGtacacatgcaaaaaaaaataaatttagaaggatatacatataaaaagaaattatttaTAAGGATATACACAAAAAAGAAATGTATACCTCTGCATATttactatttgcatgtatacacacatgcaaaaaaaaaaattatacacaAAAAGAAATGATTTATGAGAGTATGCATGCAAGTAGTAATTTTGTGAGGGTATATAtgtaattttagatttttttaagggtatacatgcaaaaaagaataatttataagaatatacacataaatagtaaatttgcatggtattcatgtaatttatatatttatataggtATAGATTCAAAATAccttttaagaaaagcatgctAAATTGTGAAAGGAAAAAATTTGAAAGTCATCCACCCGTGATCACCGAAAAAAAGGTCAAATGGCATAAAACCATTTCATATTAGTATGATGCTTCAAATAATGGGAACACCAAAAACGAAAAAATACAAAGGAAGAACCAAACCATGTATATAGataataccaaaaaaagaaaataaagaaaatgaatagATTTTACTGATAAATTCTAAACCATCAGAAGACATGTAACTAACTCTTAATCCGTCATCCTGTATATTTTTTAGGTTTTCATAATGCATTTCAGATAACCAATTAACTTACATGCATCTAGAATGAGTCCAGGATCTAAAGCAGCTTTC
This is a stretch of genomic DNA from Phoenix dactylifera cultivar Barhee BC4 chromosome 9, palm_55x_up_171113_PBpolish2nd_filt_p, whole genome shotgun sequence. It encodes these proteins:
- the LOC103713100 gene encoding oxysterol-binding protein-related protein 4C-like, with the translated sequence MVKEEEEGRRRAVLTPPLALEGGLAADHRPPNVLQRVLSLFRSVRPGSDLTHFQLPPLFNVPKSQLQCYGEGVYCIGEDYLSKCARGKSSLDRFASVVAWSISTTRPAIFGLAPFNPVLGETHHVSRGTLNVLLEQVSHHPPVSALHATDEKENLELIWCHNPVPRFYGTSVEAVINGKRQLRLLSFGENYEMDSPKLLIRILPAPSADWVGNVNIRCKDSGLEAELCYYKSHSFFGFGGNSRSVKGKIFHSKSLKTIYEIEGQWDRIISLKDVHSGDVRVLYDAKKAISKLNTPIVKDLKGLWSTESAVVWAEVSQAILDKDWDKAWEGKRTVEERERKLRSERKSKEEVWVPMHFSLSRTKESEWECWPLEQSVPPAPIILPS